Sequence from the Methanobacterium alkalithermotolerans genome:
TCGGTTATTAAATTAAAAAGAGTATAAGAGAAGGTTTATTAATAAATTAAGAGAAATAATTATTTATCTTCTAATACTGCCTCTTTTATGAGGTAATATCCACTATCCACCTTAAAGTGGTTTTCTGCTTTAATTATATTGATTTTCTTTTTAAATAAGGGGCCATCCACCACCAGGGTTTCTGCTTCACCACCTTCAAAGGCCATGTGGATACCGAATTTATCATGAAGTTTTTTTATATCTTCTAATGCTTTCTGGTCAATTATTCGACCAAGCCATGATTCATCCAGGCCTTCAGCAGCCACTCCAGTTACAATCACCTGATAGCCCTGATTAATAATATCCTGCATGTATAAGTAGGGATCCACGTCCCATAAAGGGGCTATTGATTTTAAATCCAGCTTATGGCATAAATCATCAATACGACTTTTTTGATAGGTGGAGGAGAGTGCTCCAGAATAAATTCCTTCTACCCCTCTATTTTTAAGTTCGGTTAAAGCAATTTCCAGATCATTTAATTCTTTTTCCTTTTCTCCCCTGGTTTTAGCCTGTAAAAGAGGAATATCCAATGCCTCAGCAGATAACTCAGTTATATGGATATTGGGAACATGATACATGTAGGAATCTGGATTTTCAGATATCATGGAGAGAAGATACAGGACCTGGTGGCCTTCTTCTTGAGCTTTTTTAAGGGCCATGGTACTGTCTTTACCTCCTGAAAATAGAACAGCGACTTTCATTATTATTCCTCTTTTCTGAATTTGTCCTTAATTTTTTGAAGGTAAATTAATATATTATCTATGAAAATCCCTGCCAAACCAGTTATCATCCCTAAAATTCCACAAAATAGAATAACATTTAATTGTCCGGGCATCATCTCTCTTAAATTAGAAACCTGTTCCTGCACCGGGCCTTTTACACTGGTAACCACCACCTCTTCTTTAGAAATTTCATTAGCCAGATTGTCCACCTGGGATGGATCTGCTTCTATTCTTACATGCACATTACTATAACGGGTACTGATACCTCCGGTGAGCATCAGCCAATCAGATAAGGTTTTTATGGCCTTAATAGGGTTGTGTCCTTTTTTTACATTGAGTATAATGGTTCCATTGGTATAAACTTCATAGGACTCTATATTAGGATCCACTATGGCGATTCTCTCCTCAATCATCTTTTGACGTTCCTGGGTGAAGTTATCAGTTCGGATAATTATC
This genomic interval carries:
- a CDS encoding diphthine--ammonia ligase, encoding MKVAVLFSGGKDSTMALKKAQEEGHQVLYLLSMISENPDSYMYHVPNIHITELSAEALDIPLLQAKTRGEKEKELNDLEIALTELKNRGVEGIYSGALSSTYQKSRIDDLCHKLDLKSIAPLWDVDPYLYMQDIINQGYQVIVTGVAAEGLDESWLGRIIDQKALEDIKKLHDKFGIHMAFEGGEAETLVVDGPLFKKKINIIKAENHFKVDSGYYLIKEAVLEDK